A genomic stretch from Chloroflexota bacterium includes:
- a CDS encoding BMP family ABC transporter substrate-binding protein, with amino-acid sequence MRKQRWLGASAALVSMALVLAACNGGGESAAESTAESAAESAAGSAAASEAATGFAACGDQDAGTAWKVGGVTDVGQLEDKSFNEAGWCGTLAGIDSIGGTGEVVVTAKTEDYAVNLQTLIDDGFKMIVTFGFALGDATLVAAKNNPTVNFIGLDQFYCIDAEGNKDTAVAPAAADCDGNATFDDILPNLQGLIFAEAQAGYVAGVLACSISESGVIGAVGGIFAIPPVPQYIGGYHNGCLSVNPDAQVLVQYVSEDITKAFNDPTTGRQLAQQMLDLDADVLFQVAGGSGQGVLEAVCDADKFGIGVDIDQYISSPNVAQCIVTSAEKKIVLAIKEAIERVAAGAAVGGNVTGDATNGGIGLAPYHDFEDLITADIQAAIDKALEDLAAGTVDPCKGPGVCFFDPDPS; translated from the coding sequence ATGCGGAAGCAGCGATGGCTCGGCGCGAGCGCCGCCCTCGTATCCATGGCGCTGGTGCTCGCGGCCTGTAATGGCGGCGGCGAGTCGGCAGCGGAGTCCACGGCGGAGTCGGCAGCGGAGTCTGCTGCGGGGTCGGCGGCTGCGTCCGAGGCTGCGACCGGGTTCGCAGCCTGTGGTGATCAGGATGCTGGCACTGCGTGGAAGGTCGGCGGCGTCACCGACGTCGGCCAGCTGGAGGACAAGTCCTTCAACGAGGCTGGCTGGTGCGGAACGCTGGCCGGCATTGACTCGATCGGTGGGACCGGCGAGGTCGTGGTGACCGCGAAGACGGAGGACTACGCCGTCAACCTGCAGACACTCATCGACGACGGGTTCAAGATGATCGTCACCTTCGGATTTGCGCTCGGCGACGCGACACTCGTCGCCGCCAAGAACAACCCGACCGTCAACTTCATCGGCCTCGACCAGTTCTATTGCATCGACGCGGAAGGCAACAAGGACACCGCTGTTGCTCCCGCCGCGGCCGACTGCGACGGGAATGCCACCTTCGATGACATCCTCCCGAACCTGCAGGGCCTCATCTTCGCCGAGGCACAGGCCGGGTACGTCGCAGGCGTGCTTGCCTGCAGCATCAGCGAGAGCGGCGTCATTGGCGCCGTCGGCGGCATCTTTGCCATCCCGCCGGTTCCGCAGTACATCGGCGGCTACCACAACGGTTGCCTCTCGGTGAACCCCGACGCGCAGGTGCTGGTGCAGTACGTGTCTGAGGACATCACCAAGGCCTTCAACGACCCGACCACGGGCCGTCAGCTGGCCCAGCAGATGCTCGACCTCGACGCCGATGTCCTGTTCCAGGTCGCCGGCGGCAGCGGGCAGGGTGTCCTTGAGGCGGTCTGCGACGCGGACAAGTTTGGAATCGGTGTCGATATCGATCAGTACATTTCCTCACCAAACGTCGCGCAGTGCATCGTCACCAGCGCCGAGAAGAAGATCGTCCTCGCCATCAAGGAGGCGATCGAGCGGGTGGCAGCCGGAGCTGCCGTCGGCGGCAATGTGACCGGTGACGCCACCAATGGCGGCATCGGCCTGGCGCCGTACCACGACTTCGAGGACCTGATCACGGCCGACATCCAGGCCGCGATCGACAAGGCTCTCGAGGATCTGGCGGCGGGCACTGTCGACCCGTGCAAGGGCCCGGGGGTGTGCTTCTTCGATCCCGATCCTAGCTAA
- a CDS encoding ABC transporter ATP-binding protein yields the protein MNDASGRDHPVSAAPHPPQAAHVDDAAPPVLEMRGVTKRYPGVLANDHIDLDLRAGEIHALLGENGAGKTTLMNILYGLVTPDEGQVLLDGKEVQIRGPVDAIARGISMVHQHFMLVPVLSVSDNILLGEEPMSGPIFINRGGSRRRIRELGTNFGWEIDPDQRVESLSVGWQQRVEILKALYRNARILVLDEPTAVLTPQETQEIFAVLRKLRTEGYAIIFITHKLYEVLEVADRITVIRRGRVVGTRKPSETDEEDLAELMVGRNVELTVDRGTSHPGEPVLVVDRLHARDDRRHETVRGISLSVRGGEILGIAGVAGNGQDELVHSLTGLRRPTSGRVTIAGKDVTGHPPGSLYRAGLAHVPADRHRHGLVLSFPLDDNLVLTNYNEPPFARAGGLIRDAAAVDRRADELIAEYDVRTPSREVAASTLSGGNQQKAIVAREFSGDLRVLVLDQPTRGLDVGSIEFIHRQIIAKRDEGVAILLVSAELDEVMELSDRIAVIYRGELVATVDGRSANREKIGLLMATGRAATTDPHPEMVTR from the coding sequence ATGAACGACGCGAGCGGCCGAGACCACCCGGTCTCGGCCGCTCCGCATCCACCGCAGGCCGCGCATGTGGATGACGCCGCGCCTCCCGTCCTGGAGATGCGCGGCGTCACCAAGCGCTATCCCGGCGTGCTGGCCAACGACCACATCGACCTGGACCTCCGCGCGGGCGAGATCCACGCGCTGCTGGGCGAGAACGGCGCCGGCAAGACCACCCTGATGAACATCCTGTACGGGCTCGTCACGCCTGACGAGGGTCAGGTTCTGCTGGACGGCAAGGAGGTGCAGATCCGGGGGCCGGTGGACGCCATCGCCCGTGGCATCAGCATGGTCCACCAGCACTTCATGCTGGTCCCCGTCCTCTCCGTATCCGACAACATCCTGCTCGGCGAGGAGCCGATGTCGGGACCGATCTTCATCAACCGCGGGGGCTCCCGCCGCAGGATTCGCGAGCTCGGCACGAACTTCGGCTGGGAGATTGACCCCGACCAGCGGGTTGAATCGCTCTCCGTGGGGTGGCAGCAGCGAGTCGAGATCCTGAAAGCCCTCTATCGAAACGCGCGCATCCTGGTCCTCGACGAGCCAACGGCCGTCCTCACGCCGCAGGAGACGCAGGAGATCTTCGCGGTCCTGCGCAAGCTGCGGACCGAGGGCTACGCCATCATCTTCATCACCCACAAGCTGTACGAGGTGCTGGAGGTCGCCGATCGCATCACCGTCATCCGCCGCGGCCGCGTGGTCGGCACCCGCAAGCCTTCCGAGACGGACGAGGAAGACCTGGCCGAGCTGATGGTGGGGCGGAATGTCGAGCTGACCGTCGACCGGGGCACGTCCCATCCCGGAGAACCGGTCCTCGTCGTCGACCGGCTCCATGCCAGGGACGACCGCCGGCACGAGACGGTGCGCGGCATCAGCCTCTCCGTGCGCGGCGGCGAGATCCTGGGCATCGCCGGCGTCGCCGGCAACGGACAGGACGAACTGGTGCATTCCCTGACTGGCTTGCGTCGGCCCACCTCGGGCCGGGTCACGATCGCGGGGAAGGACGTGACCGGCCACCCCCCTGGGTCGCTGTACCGCGCCGGGCTGGCCCACGTTCCCGCCGACCGACATCGACACGGCCTGGTGCTGAGCTTCCCGCTCGACGACAACCTGGTCCTCACCAACTACAACGAGCCACCGTTCGCCAGGGCTGGTGGCCTCATCCGCGACGCCGCCGCGGTCGACCGCCGGGCCGACGAGCTGATCGCTGAATACGACGTCCGCACGCCCTCCCGCGAGGTGGCCGCTTCCACCCTCTCCGGGGGAAACCAGCAGAAGGCGATCGTGGCTCGAGAGTTCAGCGGGGACCTCCGCGTGCTCGTCCTCGATCAGCCGACTCGCGGGCTGGACGTCGGCAGCATCGAGTTCATCCATCGTCAGATCATCGCCAAGCGGGACGAGGGGGTCGCCATCCTGCTGGTCTCGGCCGAGCTGGATGAGGTGATGGAGCTGTCGGACCGCATCGCGGTCATCTACCGCGGCGAACTGGTCGCGACCGTCGATGGGCGCTCCGCCAACCGCGAGAAGATCGGGTTGCTGATGGCCACCGGACGAGCTGCCACCACCGACCCGCATCCCGAGATGGTCACTCGATGA
- a CDS encoding HAD-IIA family hydrolase: MDRSGEPTLRLVIFDLDGVMYRGRQPVPGAAALVAALRERGLLVRFATNNSMATRTMYVPRLVEMGVPVEPHEIVTSTSATIDHLRAHLPEVRTVLAVGAEGMLEELREGGFDATVAGDAADPSYDGGPLARSYDAVIAGLDPAFDYGRLAVATTAIRAGARFIATNADLRYPTPTGFLPGAGSIIAALRAAAGAEPLIIGKPEPGIFTAILERDGVRPEEAVAIGDNPDADMVAAHRAGMRSILVLTGVADAVLAASLEGERRPDHVARDPSEVASLLDPGIS, from the coding sequence ATGGACCGATCCGGAGAGCCGACCCTGCGCCTCGTCATCTTCGACCTCGACGGGGTCATGTATCGCGGCCGGCAGCCCGTTCCGGGCGCCGCCGCCCTGGTTGCGGCACTTCGCGAGCGCGGGCTGCTTGTTCGCTTTGCGACCAACAACTCGATGGCGACGCGGACGATGTACGTGCCTCGCCTGGTCGAGATGGGGGTGCCGGTCGAGCCGCACGAGATCGTCACCTCGACCTCGGCCACGATCGACCATCTCCGAGCCCATCTGCCTGAAGTCCGCACCGTCCTGGCGGTCGGCGCGGAGGGGATGCTCGAGGAGCTTCGGGAGGGGGGATTCGATGCGACTGTGGCCGGCGACGCCGCCGACCCCTCGTATGACGGCGGGCCGTTGGCGCGGTCGTACGACGCCGTGATCGCCGGGCTCGACCCAGCATTCGACTATGGCCGCCTGGCCGTCGCCACGACGGCGATCCGGGCCGGCGCTCGCTTCATCGCCACGAATGCGGATCTGCGCTACCCGACCCCGACCGGCTTCCTGCCCGGGGCCGGGTCGATCATCGCTGCCCTCCGCGCCGCGGCCGGAGCCGAGCCGTTGATCATCGGAAAGCCGGAGCCCGGCATCTTCACCGCCATCCTGGAGCGTGACGGCGTGCGACCCGAGGAAGCGGTGGCGATCGGCGACAACCCGGACGCTGACATGGTGGCTGCCCATCGGGCCGGGATGAGGTCGATCCTGGTCCTGACCGGCGTGGCCGATGCGGTCCTGGCCGCGAGCCTGGAGGGGGAGCGCCGTCCGGACCACGTGGCCCGCGACCCGTCCGAGGTGGCCAGCCTGCTGGACCCGGGAATCAGCTGA